One window from the genome of Pseudomonas frederiksbergensis encodes:
- a CDS encoding SfnB family sulfur acquisition oxidoreductase has translation MSDLAQAKIQSDLDIAPPLLPPQVLRTDAEAIRAAHDLAQVARQHAARRDQQRKLPWTEIEQFTRSGLGSIAMPREYGGPQVSCVTIADVFAIISAADPALGQIPQNQFGVLQLILATGTERQKRILLQSVLEGWRIGNAGPERGTRDTLELKARITADGNGFVINGQKFYSTGALFAHWVAVKALNEEGRQVLAFVRRGTPGLRIVDDWSGFGQRTTASGTVLLNNVRVDAELVLDNWRINETPNVQGAFSQLIQAAIDLGIARGAIDDAIDFVRERSRPWIDAHVERASDDLYVIADVGKLKIELHAAEALLRKAGQVLDLVNAAPVTEQSAARASIAVAEAKVLTTEIALQASEKLFELAGSRATLAEFNLDRHWRNARVHTLHDPVRWKYHAVGDYRLNGTLPARHSWI, from the coding sequence ATGTCCGATTTGGCCCAGGCAAAAATCCAGAGCGACCTAGACATCGCTCCACCATTGTTGCCGCCCCAGGTGCTGCGCACTGATGCCGAGGCGATCAGGGCGGCTCATGACCTGGCGCAAGTGGCGCGCCAGCACGCCGCGCGTCGCGACCAGCAACGCAAGCTGCCCTGGACGGAAATCGAGCAATTCACCCGCAGCGGGCTCGGCAGTATTGCCATGCCTCGTGAGTACGGGGGGCCGCAAGTCTCCTGCGTCACGATTGCCGACGTGTTCGCAATCATTTCCGCAGCCGATCCGGCCCTCGGTCAAATTCCCCAGAACCAGTTCGGCGTGCTCCAACTGATTCTTGCCACGGGCACCGAGCGACAAAAGAGAATTCTTCTGCAGAGCGTGCTCGAAGGCTGGCGCATCGGCAATGCCGGACCGGAACGTGGCACCCGCGACACCTTGGAACTCAAGGCACGGATCACGGCTGACGGTAACGGCTTTGTCATCAACGGGCAGAAGTTCTATTCCACCGGTGCGCTGTTCGCCCATTGGGTCGCCGTCAAGGCTTTGAATGAAGAGGGTCGCCAGGTATTGGCGTTCGTGCGGCGCGGCACACCAGGCCTGCGGATCGTCGATGACTGGTCGGGCTTCGGCCAACGCACCACGGCCAGCGGCACGGTGCTGCTCAACAACGTACGGGTCGACGCCGAGCTGGTGTTGGACAACTGGCGCATCAATGAAACACCCAACGTTCAAGGCGCATTCTCGCAACTGATCCAGGCCGCGATTGACCTGGGCATCGCCCGTGGCGCCATCGACGATGCGATCGACTTCGTTCGTGAACGCTCCCGACCCTGGATCGACGCCCACGTCGAGCGGGCCAGCGACGACCTGTACGTCATCGCCGATGTCGGCAAGCTGAAGATCGAACTGCACGCCGCCGAGGCGTTGCTGCGCAAGGCCGGGCAGGTGCTTGACCTGGTCAACGCCGCGCCTGTCACTGAACAGTCCGCGGCTCGCGCCTCGATAGCCGTGGCCGAAGCCAAGGTGCTGACTACCGAGATTGCCCTGCAAGCCAGCGAAAAGCTCTTCGAGCTGGCCGGCAGCCGCGCCACCCTTGCTGAATTCAACCTCGATCGCCACTGGCGAAACGCGCGGGTCCACACCCTGCACGACCCGGTGCGCTGGAAGTACCACGCGGTTGGCGACTACCGCCTGAACGGCACCTTGCCGGCCCGGCATTCCTGGATCTGA
- the tcyN gene encoding L-cystine ABC transporter ATP-binding protein TcyN, with translation MIVVEKLTKQFKGQVVLNGIDLKIEEGEVVAIIGPSGSGKTTFLRCLNFLEEPTSGRIKVGDIEIDGSRPLSQQQGLVRRLRQQVGFVFQNFNLFPHRTALENVTEGPIVVKKTPRTDAETLGRKLLAKVGLAGKENAYPRRLSGGQQQRVAIARALAMEPAVILFDEPTSALDPELVGEVLATIRGLAEEKRTMIIVTHEMGFARDVANRVVFFDKGVIVEQGEAKALFEAPKEERTRQFLSKFLSAGHGAQ, from the coding sequence ATGATTGTCGTGGAAAAGCTGACAAAGCAGTTCAAGGGTCAGGTGGTGCTCAATGGCATCGACTTGAAGATCGAAGAAGGCGAGGTGGTTGCGATCATCGGCCCCAGTGGTTCGGGCAAGACGACGTTCCTGCGCTGCCTGAATTTCCTTGAAGAGCCAACCAGCGGCCGGATCAAGGTCGGCGACATCGAGATCGATGGCAGTCGCCCACTGAGCCAGCAGCAGGGCCTGGTGCGTCGTTTGCGCCAGCAGGTGGGCTTCGTGTTCCAGAACTTCAACCTGTTCCCCCACCGCACTGCCCTGGAGAACGTCACCGAAGGCCCGATCGTGGTGAAAAAAACGCCGCGTACCGATGCCGAGACCCTGGGTCGCAAGCTACTGGCAAAGGTCGGGTTGGCCGGCAAGGAAAACGCTTATCCGAGGCGCCTGTCCGGTGGCCAGCAACAGCGCGTGGCGATTGCCCGGGCGTTGGCGATGGAACCTGCGGTGATTCTCTTCGACGAACCAACCTCCGCGCTCGACCCGGAACTGGTGGGTGAAGTACTGGCAACCATTCGCGGCTTGGCCGAAGAAAAGCGCACCATGATCATCGTGACGCACGAGATGGGTTTCGCCCGGGACGTGGCAAACCGCGTGGTCTTCTTCGATAAAGGCGTGATCGTCGAACAAGGCGAAGCCAAGGCATTGTTCGAAGCACCAAAAGAAGAGCGTACTCGACAGTTTCTCAGCAAGTTCCTCTCAGCCGGTCACGGCGCACAGTAA
- the tcyL gene encoding cystine ABC transporter permease, whose translation MEAALQLALDSAPFLLKGAYYTVILSLGGMFFGLLLGFGLALMRLSRLKVINWIARMYVSFFRGTPLLVQLFLIYYGLPQLGLELDPLPAALIGFSLNMGAYACEILRAAISSIERGQWEAAASIGMTRAQTLRRAILPQAARTALPPLGNSFISLVKDTALAATIQVPELFRQAQLITARTFEIFTMYLAAALIYWVLATVLSHLQNVLEARVNRHDQES comes from the coding sequence ATGGAAGCAGCACTTCAACTCGCACTGGACTCCGCGCCCTTCTTGCTCAAGGGCGCGTACTACACGGTCATCCTCAGCCTCGGCGGCATGTTCTTCGGCTTGCTGCTGGGGTTCGGCCTGGCGCTGATGCGCCTGTCGCGTCTCAAGGTGATCAACTGGATCGCCCGCATGTACGTGTCGTTCTTTCGCGGCACGCCATTGCTCGTGCAGTTATTCCTGATCTACTACGGATTGCCGCAGCTGGGCCTCGAACTTGATCCACTGCCGGCGGCGCTTATCGGGTTCTCGCTGAACATGGGGGCCTATGCGTGTGAAATCCTGCGGGCCGCCATCAGTTCCATCGAGCGCGGCCAGTGGGAAGCGGCGGCGAGTATCGGCATGACCCGCGCCCAGACCCTGCGCCGGGCCATCCTGCCGCAAGCCGCACGCACGGCCCTGCCACCGCTGGGCAACAGCTTCATTTCCCTGGTCAAGGACACCGCGCTGGCGGCGACCATCCAGGTACCGGAGCTGTTCCGCCAGGCGCAGTTGATCACCGCCCGCACCTTCGAAATCTTCACCATGTATCTTGCCGCCGCGCTGATCTACTGGGTTCTTGCCACCGTGCTTTCGCACCTGCAGAACGTATTGGAAGCCCGGGTCAATCGGCACGACCAGGAGTCCTGA
- the tcyJ gene encoding cystine ABC transporter substrate-binding protein: MNFSALRRNLLVGSLGLALSAGLLGQAVAGEQLQKIKDAGEIKIGLEGTYPPFSFVDEQGKLTGFEVEFSEALAKELGVKVKLQTTPWAGILAALESKRLDAVVNQVTISEERKKKYDFSEPYTVSGIQALVLTKKAAKLKIKSAADLGGIKVGVGLGTNYEQWVKANVPTADVRTYEDDPTKFQDLRVGRIDAILIDRLAALEYAKKAKDTTAAGEAFSRQESGIALRKGEPELLAAVNKAIEKLRADGTLKKLSEKYFDADVTQ; this comes from the coding sequence ATGAATTTTTCCGCATTACGTCGCAACCTGTTGGTGGGTTCGCTGGGCCTGGCATTGAGCGCCGGCCTGTTGGGGCAGGCGGTTGCCGGTGAGCAACTGCAGAAAATCAAGGATGCCGGTGAAATCAAGATCGGCCTGGAAGGCACTTATCCACCGTTCAGTTTCGTGGATGAGCAAGGAAAGCTGACCGGTTTCGAAGTGGAGTTTTCCGAAGCTCTCGCCAAGGAACTGGGTGTGAAGGTCAAGCTGCAGACCACCCCATGGGCGGGCATTCTCGCGGCGTTGGAATCCAAGCGGCTGGACGCTGTGGTCAACCAGGTGACCATCTCCGAGGAACGTAAGAAAAAATACGATTTCTCCGAGCCGTACACCGTTTCCGGGATTCAAGCGCTGGTCCTGACCAAGAAAGCAGCCAAACTGAAAATCAAATCGGCTGCTGACCTAGGCGGTATAAAAGTCGGCGTTGGCTTGGGCACCAATTATGAACAGTGGGTCAAAGCCAACGTACCCACCGCCGATGTGCGCACCTACGAAGATGACCCGACCAAATTCCAGGATCTGCGCGTAGGCCGCATTGACGCCATCCTGATCGATCGCCTGGCCGCGCTGGAATACGCCAAGAAAGCCAAGGACACGACGGCCGCTGGCGAAGCCTTCTCTCGCCAGGAATCCGGTATTGCCCTGCGCAAAGGCGAGCCTGAGCTGCTGGCCGCCGTGAACAAAGCCATCGAAAAACTTCGCGCCGACGGTACGCTGAAAAAACTCTCGGAAAAATATTTCGACGCTGACGTCACTCAATAA
- a CDS encoding D-cysteine desulfhydrase, translating to MIKERLSRFHRLDLLGQPTPLEKLERLSQWLGREIYVKRDDLTPMALGGNKLRKLEYLGADALAQGADTLITAGAIQSNHVRQTAALAAKLGLGCVALLENPIGTEDSNYLGNGNRLLLELFDAKVELVDNLDNADEQLQALAGRLRSNGKKPYLVPIGGSNALGALGYVRAGLELAEQIKDTGIDFAAVVLASGSAGTHSGLALALSESLPALAVIGVTVSRSEEDQFPKVQGLAERTAQLLDVALPEAFKVILWDEYFAPRYGEPNAGTLAAVKLLASQEGLLLDPVYTGKAMAGLLDGIGRGRFDEGPIIFLHTGGAPALFAYGAAFQS from the coding sequence ATGATCAAAGAACGGCTGTCTCGCTTTCATCGTCTCGACCTGCTCGGCCAACCGACACCGTTGGAAAAACTTGAACGCCTCTCCCAGTGGCTCGGCCGCGAGATCTACGTCAAGCGCGACGACCTGACGCCCATGGCGCTGGGCGGCAACAAGCTGCGCAAACTTGAGTACCTGGGTGCCGACGCGCTGGCCCAGGGTGCTGACACGCTCATCACCGCCGGAGCGATCCAGTCCAACCATGTCCGCCAGACGGCCGCCCTGGCCGCGAAGTTAGGCCTGGGTTGCGTGGCGCTGCTGGAAAACCCCATCGGCACCGAGGACAGTAATTACCTGGGTAACGGCAACCGCCTCCTGCTTGAGTTGTTCGATGCGAAAGTCGAGTTGGTGGATAACCTAGATAACGCCGACGAACAATTACAGGCCCTCGCCGGTCGCCTACGCAGCAACGGAAAAAAGCCTTACCTGGTGCCGATTGGTGGTTCGAACGCCTTGGGCGCACTGGGCTACGTACGTGCGGGCCTGGAACTGGCCGAACAGATCAAGGACACCGGCATCGACTTTGCCGCCGTCGTGCTGGCCTCGGGCAGCGCCGGAACCCACAGCGGCCTGGCGCTGGCCCTGAGCGAAAGCCTGCCGGCGCTTGCGGTCATCGGCGTGACGGTTTCACGCAGCGAGGAAGACCAGTTTCCGAAGGTCCAGGGTTTGGCCGAGCGCACGGCGCAATTGCTCGACGTCGCCTTGCCCGAGGCATTCAAGGTGATCCTGTGGGACGAATATTTTGCCCCCCGCTATGGCGAGCCGAATGCCGGGACCTTGGCGGCGGTCAAGCTGTTGGCGAGCCAGGAAGGCCTGTTGCTCGATCCGGTGTACACCGGCAAGGCGATGGCAGGCTTGCTCGACGGCATCGGCCGCGGCCGCTTTGACGAGGGCCCGATCATTTTCCTGCACACCGGCGGTGCGCCAGCATTGTTTGCCTATGGCGCAGCGTTCCAGAGCTAG
- the betT gene encoding choline transporter BetT: protein MNPPVFYFSAAFILLFGLVVIAMPQQAGAWLLAAQNWAANTVGWYYLLAMTLYLIFVVVTALSGYGKIKLGADHDEPEFSYLSWAGMLFAAGISITLFFFCVSEPLTHLAQPPQGEAGTADAARQAMQILFLHWGLHGWGVFAFVGMALAYFAYRHNLPLALRSALYPLIGKRINGPIGYAVDGFGIIATVFGLGADMGFGVLHLNSGLDYLFGIAHTQWIQVGLIVLMMGAAIIVAVAGVDKGVRVMSDINMLLACALLLFVLFAGPTQHLLNTLMQNLGDYLGALPMKSFDLYAYNKPSDWLGGWTVFYWAWWIAWSPFVGLFIARISRGRTIREFVFGVLLIPLGFTLAWMSIFGNSALDQVLNHGMSALGMSALENPSMSLYLLLETYPWSKTVIAVTVFISFVFFVTSADSGTVVLSTLSAKGGSPDEDGPKWLRVFWGAMTALVTSALLFSGSIDALKSAVVLTSLPFSMILLLMMWGLHKAFYLESQKQIAQLHSLAPVAASRRGTGGWRQRLSQAVHFPSRDEVYRFLNTTVRPAIEEVKTVFAEKGLAVMTQPDPANDSVSLEIGHGEQHPFIYQVQMRGYFTPSFARGGMGSKQINNRRYYRAEVHLSEGSQDYDLVGYSREQVINDILDQYERHMQFLHLVR, encoded by the coding sequence ATGAATCCGCCGGTGTTCTACTTCTCGGCGGCCTTTATCCTGCTGTTCGGCCTGGTTGTCATCGCCATGCCCCAGCAGGCCGGCGCATGGCTGTTGGCAGCCCAGAACTGGGCGGCCAACACGGTCGGTTGGTACTACTTGCTGGCGATGACCCTGTATTTGATTTTCGTCGTGGTCACCGCGTTGTCCGGCTACGGCAAGATCAAGCTTGGTGCCGATCACGACGAACCCGAATTCAGTTATCTGTCTTGGGCCGGCATGTTGTTCGCCGCCGGAATCAGCATCACGTTGTTCTTCTTTTGCGTTTCCGAGCCGCTGACTCATCTGGCCCAGCCGCCCCAAGGCGAGGCCGGTACGGCTGATGCGGCGCGCCAGGCCATGCAGATCCTGTTCCTGCACTGGGGCTTGCACGGCTGGGGCGTCTTTGCGTTCGTGGGCATGGCCCTGGCGTACTTCGCCTACCGGCACAATTTGCCGCTGGCCTTGCGGTCCGCGTTGTACCCGCTGATCGGCAAGCGCATCAACGGTCCGATCGGTTACGCGGTGGACGGCTTCGGCATCATCGCGACCGTGTTCGGCCTGGGCGCGGACATGGGCTTCGGCGTCTTGCACCTCAATTCCGGGTTGGACTACCTGTTCGGCATCGCTCACACCCAGTGGATCCAGGTTGGGCTGATCGTTCTGATGATGGGCGCGGCGATCATCGTCGCGGTGGCGGGGGTCGACAAGGGCGTGCGGGTCATGTCCGATATCAACATGCTGCTGGCCTGCGCGCTGTTGCTGTTCGTGCTGTTTGCCGGGCCGACGCAGCATTTGCTCAACACCCTGATGCAGAACCTGGGCGATTACCTCGGCGCGCTGCCGATGAAGAGTTTCGACCTGTATGCCTACAACAAGCCCAGTGACTGGCTGGGTGGCTGGACCGTTTTCTATTGGGCCTGGTGGATCGCCTGGTCACCCTTCGTGGGGCTGTTTATCGCACGGATTTCCCGTGGCCGTACGATCCGCGAATTCGTGTTTGGCGTGTTGTTGATTCCCCTGGGCTTCACCCTGGCGTGGATGTCGATTTTCGGCAACAGCGCCCTCGATCAGGTGCTGAACCACGGCATGAGCGCCCTGGGCATGTCCGCCCTGGAAAACCCGTCGATGAGTCTGTATCTGCTGCTGGAAACCTATCCGTGGAGCAAGACGGTGATTGCGGTCACGGTGTTTATCAGCTTCGTGTTTTTTGTCACGTCCGCCGACTCCGGCACCGTGGTGCTTTCGACGTTGTCGGCCAAGGGTGGCAGCCCCGATGAAGATGGGCCGAAATGGCTGCGGGTGTTCTGGGGGGCGATGACGGCCCTGGTGACCAGTGCCTTGCTGTTTTCCGGCAGCATTGACGCGCTCAAGTCGGCGGTGGTGCTGACGTCGTTGCCGTTCTCGATGATCCTGTTGCTGATGATGTGGGGGCTGCACAAGGCGTTCTATCTCGAATCCCAGAAGCAGATTGCGCAACTGCATTCCCTCGCGCCGGTGGCGGCTTCTCGCCGGGGCACGGGTGGCTGGCGCCAGCGCCTGAGCCAGGCTGTGCATTTCCCCTCTCGCGACGAGGTGTATCGTTTCCTGAACACCACGGTGCGTCCGGCCATCGAAGAGGTTAAAACGGTATTCGCTGAAAAAGGCCTGGCGGTGATGACCCAGCCAGACCCGGCCAACGACAGCGTCAGTCTGGAAATCGGCCACGGCGAGCAGCATCCGTTCATCTACCAAGTGCAGATGCGCGGCTACTTCACGCCGTCCTTCGCCCGGGGTGGCATGGGCTCCAAGCAAATCAACAATCGACGCTATTACCGTGCCGAGGTGCACCTGAGCGAAGGCAGCCAGGATTACGATCTGGTGGGCTATTCCAGGGAACAGGTCATCAACGACATTCTCGACCAGTACGAGCGGCACATGCAGTTCCTGCATCTGGTGCGCTGA
- a CDS encoding SDR family oxidoreductase, protein MTVQDSKVAIVTGASRGIGAQLAKQLASDGFAVAINFASSATEASRLVVQLRQAGHQAIAVKADVSVAADVSRMFDEVEAQLGKVDVLINNAGILQVMPLAQHSDELFDRTFAINTRGTFNTLREAATRLNDGGRIINFSSSTVGLNLPGYSVYIASKAAVESLTQVFAKELRGRQITVNAVAPGPVATELFMHGKSEEQVQHYAKMPPLERLGQPEDIASIVSFLVSPAAGWVNGQVLRANGGLV, encoded by the coding sequence ATGACTGTCCAAGACTCCAAAGTTGCCATCGTGACCGGCGCCTCCCGTGGCATCGGCGCGCAACTGGCCAAGCAATTGGCCAGCGACGGTTTCGCCGTCGCCATCAACTTCGCCAGCAGTGCCACCGAAGCCTCCAGGCTGGTCGTGCAATTACGCCAGGCCGGACACCAGGCCATAGCGGTAAAGGCCGATGTGTCGGTTGCCGCCGATGTCAGCCGGATGTTTGATGAGGTCGAAGCGCAACTGGGCAAGGTCGATGTATTGATCAACAACGCCGGCATCCTCCAGGTCATGCCCTTGGCGCAGCACAGCGATGAATTGTTCGACCGCACGTTTGCCATCAATACGCGCGGCACCTTCAATACCTTGCGCGAAGCCGCGACCCGGCTGAACGACGGCGGCCGCATCATCAACTTCTCCAGCAGCACCGTGGGCCTGAACCTGCCTGGCTATTCGGTGTATATCGCCAGCAAGGCCGCGGTGGAATCCCTGACCCAGGTGTTTGCCAAGGAACTGCGCGGGCGCCAGATCACGGTCAATGCCGTGGCCCCGGGGCCGGTCGCCACCGAGTTGTTCATGCACGGCAAAAGCGAAGAGCAGGTGCAGCACTACGCGAAGATGCCGCCCTTGGAGCGCCTCGGCCAGCCGGAAGACATTGCCAGCATCGTCTCCTTCCTGGTCAGCCCGGCCGCAGGCTGGGTGAACGGCCAGGTCCTGCGAGCCAACGGCGGGCTGGTCTGA
- a CDS encoding LysR family transcriptional regulator gives MDQVKAMRVFVRIYERSSFTLAAEDLNMPRATLTHTLNQFEAWLGVRLLERSTRKVRPTLDGEAYYPRCVQLLAELEEAELAFRSVAPKGKLRVDLHGTQARYFVIPALPQFMARYPEIELFISEADRFVDLIAEGVDCVVRSGTLADSSLIGRRVANLRQITCASPAYLRQYGEPKSLDDLKHHKAVNYVSRTTAKLYPFEFMVDGELKKVSIGGTLSVSGAEIYAASAIAGMGLIQCPHYRMKEPIRQGLIQEVLVSMPPPPMPVSVVYPHNRHMSPRVRVFVDWVAEVFAQAR, from the coding sequence ATGGACCAGGTCAAGGCGATGAGGGTATTTGTCCGCATCTACGAGCGCAGCAGCTTCACCCTGGCCGCCGAAGACCTGAACATGCCCCGGGCGACGCTGACCCACACGCTCAATCAGTTCGAAGCCTGGCTAGGGGTGCGCCTGCTGGAGCGCAGCACCCGCAAGGTACGTCCCACCCTTGATGGCGAAGCCTATTACCCGCGCTGCGTGCAATTGCTGGCCGAGCTGGAAGAAGCCGAACTGGCGTTCCGCAGCGTGGCGCCCAAAGGTAAACTCAGGGTGGACCTGCACGGAACGCAGGCGCGATATTTCGTCATCCCGGCGTTGCCGCAATTCATGGCCCGCTATCCGGAAATAGAACTGTTCATCAGCGAGGCGGATCGGTTTGTCGACCTGATTGCCGAGGGCGTCGACTGCGTCGTGCGCTCCGGCACGTTGGCAGATTCGTCACTGATCGGCCGGCGCGTCGCCAATCTTCGGCAGATCACCTGCGCCAGCCCCGCTTATTTGCGCCAGTACGGCGAACCCAAAAGCCTCGATGATTTGAAACACCACAAGGCGGTGAATTACGTCTCGCGCACCACCGCCAAGCTGTATCCGTTCGAGTTCATGGTCGACGGCGAACTCAAGAAAGTGTCGATCGGGGGCACGTTGTCAGTGTCCGGCGCGGAGATCTACGCCGCTTCGGCGATTGCCGGCATGGGCCTGATCCAATGCCCGCATTACCGGATGAAGGAGCCGATCCGGCAGGGCCTGATCCAGGAGGTTCTGGTGTCCATGCCGCCACCGCCGATGCCGGTGTCGGTCGTCTATCCCCATAACCGGCACATGTCGCCACGGGTACGGGTGTTTGTGGATTGGGTGGCTGAGGTGTTTGCGCAGGCGCGTTAA
- the mgrA gene encoding L-glyceraldehyde 3-phosphate reductase produces the protein MTYTAAQNRYESIPYRRVGRSGLVLPALSLGLWHNFGDSTPIDTQRALLRTAFDLGINHFDLANNYGPPYGSAEINFGRLLREDFKQYRDELIISSKAGWDMWPGPYGQGGGSRKYVLASLDQSLQRLGLDYVDIFYSHRFDSDTPLEETASALATAVQQGKALYIGISSYSGVKTREMAALLKEWKIPLLIHQPAYNLLNRWVEKDLLDATEELGTGVIAFTPLAQGLLTDKYLKGIPADARVNRPGGGSLQASHLSEENIAHARALNEIAQRRGQSLAQMALAWTLRDPRVTSALIGASRPEQIVENVGALRNLDFSAEELAEIDRFAQEGGINLWEKPSTAQ, from the coding sequence ATGACCTACACCGCTGCGCAAAACCGCTACGAGTCCATTCCCTATCGCCGCGTCGGGCGCAGCGGATTGGTGCTTCCGGCCTTGTCACTCGGCTTGTGGCACAACTTCGGCGACAGCACGCCGATCGATACCCAGCGAGCCTTGCTGCGTACAGCGTTCGACCTGGGCATCAACCACTTCGACCTCGCCAACAACTACGGCCCGCCCTATGGCAGCGCCGAAATCAATTTCGGCCGGCTGTTGCGTGAAGATTTCAAGCAGTACCGCGATGAGCTGATCATTTCCAGCAAGGCCGGCTGGGACATGTGGCCCGGCCCCTATGGCCAGGGTGGCGGCTCGCGCAAGTACGTGCTCGCCAGCCTCGACCAGAGCCTGCAGCGCTTGGGGCTGGATTACGTGGACATTTTCTATTCCCACCGCTTCGATTCCGATACGCCGCTGGAGGAAACGGCCAGCGCACTGGCGACAGCCGTGCAGCAGGGCAAGGCTCTGTATATCGGCATTTCTTCGTATTCGGGTGTGAAAACCCGGGAAATGGCTGCGTTGCTAAAGGAATGGAAAATCCCGCTGTTGATCCACCAACCGGCCTATAACCTGCTCAATCGCTGGGTGGAGAAAGACTTGCTGGACGCCACCGAGGAACTGGGCACTGGGGTGATCGCTTTCACTCCGCTGGCCCAGGGCCTGTTGACTGACAAATACCTCAAGGGCATTCCGGCCGATGCGCGGGTCAACCGCCCGGGCGGTGGCTCGTTGCAAGCTTCGCATTTATCCGAGGAAAACATCGCCCACGCGCGCGCGCTCAACGAAATCGCCCAGCGTCGCGGCCAAAGCCTGGCCCAGATGGCCCTGGCCTGGACGCTGCGTGATCCGCGGGTCACCTCCGCCCTGATCGGCGCCAGCCGGCCGGAGCAGATCGTCGAAAACGTCGGGGCGCTGCGCAACCTCGACTTCAGCGCCGAAGAACTGGCCGAGATCGATCGGTTTGCCCAGGAGGGCGGGATCAACCTGTGGGAAAAGCCTTCGACGGCGCAATAG
- the gshA gene encoding glutamate--cysteine ligase, translating to MSDLLNRRLALLGERANLSLLEQCLHGIERECLRVTGDGRLAQTPHPEALGSALTNEQITTDYSESLLEFITPALANPADTLRSLDRIHRFVYSKLGDEYLWSPSMPCPLPAEEEIPIAYYGTSNIGRLKYVYRKGLALRYGKTMQCIAGIHYNFSLPEKLWPLLRQDEASDLSDRDFQSSAYIALIRNFRRYSWLLMYLFGASPALDAGFLRGRPHQLEQLDPDTLYLPYATSLRMSDLGYQSNAQAGLTPCYNDLASYTDSLRKAVATPYAPYVEIGTHQNGEWVQLNTNILQIENEYYSNIRPKRVTYTGERPIQALMARGIQYVEVRCLDINPFLPMGIDLTESRFLDAFLLYCGLNDSPQLENNECSNATSNFLSVVKEGRKPGLQLQRQGQSVDMQAWALELLEKIAPLAALLDQNQGSDHHRQALDAQLAKVRDPSLTPSARVLAAMAEHQESFAEFSLRQSKAHAEFFRTEPLSADEHVAFEENARQSLVQQTELEQNEVGDFDVFVGSYQASILAISN from the coding sequence TTGAGCGACCTTTTAAACCGCCGCCTGGCCCTGCTCGGCGAGCGCGCCAACCTCTCCCTGCTCGAGCAGTGCCTGCACGGTATCGAGCGTGAATGCCTGCGCGTCACGGGCGATGGACGCCTGGCGCAGACCCCGCATCCCGAGGCCCTGGGCTCGGCGCTGACCAACGAACAGATCACCACCGACTATTCCGAGTCGCTGCTGGAGTTCATCACCCCGGCCCTGGCCAACCCGGCCGACACCCTGCGCAGCCTCGACAGAATCCACCGGTTCGTCTACAGCAAGCTCGGCGACGAATACCTGTGGAGCCCTTCGATGCCGTGCCCGCTGCCGGCTGAAGAAGAAATTCCGATCGCCTACTACGGCACCTCGAATATCGGGCGACTCAAGTACGTTTACCGCAAGGGCCTGGCGCTGCGTTATGGCAAGACCATGCAGTGCATCGCCGGGATCCACTACAACTTTTCCCTGCCGGAAAAGCTCTGGCCCTTGCTCCGGCAGGACGAAGCCAGCGATCTGAGCGACCGGGATTTCCAGTCGTCGGCCTACATCGCGCTGATCCGTAATTTCCGCCGCTACAGCTGGCTGCTGATGTACCTGTTCGGCGCCTCGCCGGCCCTGGACGCGGGTTTCCTGCGTGGCCGGCCGCATCAATTGGAACAATTGGACCCGGACACGCTGTACTTGCCCTACGCCACCAGCCTGCGCATGAGCGACCTGGGTTACCAGAGCAACGCCCAGGCCGGATTGACGCCTTGCTACAACGACCTGGCGAGCTACACCGACAGCCTGCGCAAAGCGGTGGCGACGCCCTACGCGCCGTATGTCGAGATCGGCACGCACCAGAACGGCGAATGGGTGCAGCTCAACACCAACATCCTGCAGATCGAAAACGAGTACTACTCCAACATCCGTCCCAAGCGCGTGACCTATACCGGCGAGCGGCCGATCCAGGCGCTGATGGCCCGGGGCATCCAGTACGTCGAAGTGCGTTGCCTGGACATCAACCCGTTCCTGCCGATGGGCATCGACCTCACCGAATCGCGATTCCTCGATGCGTTCCTCTTGTATTGCGGCCTCAATGACAGCCCGCAACTGGAAAACAACGAGTGCAGCAACGCCACCAGCAACTTCCTGAGCGTGGTCAAGGAAGGCCGCAAGCCTGGCCTGCAACTGCAGCGCCAGGGCCAGTCGGTAGACATGCAAGCCTGGGCGCTGGAACTGCTGGAAAAAATCGCTCCGCTGGCGGCGCTGCTGGACCAGAACCAAGGGAGCGATCACCATCGCCAGGCGCTGGACGCCCAACTGGCAAAAGTCCGCGACCCATCCCTGACGCCATCCGCCCGGGTACTGGCCGCCATGGCCGAGCACCAGGAAAGCTTCGCCGAGTTCTCCCTGCGCCAGAGCAAGGCCCACGCCGAGTTTTTCCGCACCGAGCCCTTGTCGGCCGACGAACACGTTGCGTTCGAGGAAAACGCTCGGCAATCGCTGGTCCAGCAAACCGAACTGGAGCAGAACGAGGTGGGGGATTTCGACGTGTTCGTGGGTTCGTACCAGGCGAGCATCCTGGCGATCAGTAACTGA